The Streptomyces griseiscabiei genomic sequence ATCGGCCACCACCGAGTCGTACGGCAGGGCGGTGAACTCGTCGTGGTTCCAGGCGTGCTTCTCGCCGTCGGCGGTGGCGCCGAAGACCCGGAAGTCCCAGCGCTCGGGACGGAACTTGGGGACCGGCCCGTAGTGGGTGACCGGCCAGCCGCGCTGGAGCCGCTGTCCCGGCGGAAGCTGCGACGATGCCGCGTTCTCAGATGCGCGATCTCCTGATTCGCGTTCCACCGGCTGACCCATGACTCCATCCTGACAGACCCCGAGTGGTGCACATGACCAGGGTCCACCCGACCCGGACATTTAGAACTAAGGCTGCACTTACTTACTAAGCTTGCACTTACTGGACGATCTTCGACAGCGGTGCAATCATCGCGGCGCAACCTCCCAGTTCCCCGCTTGGAAGGAGCCTCTGCGATGCAGGGCGACCCCGAGGTCATCGAATTCCTCAACGAGCAGCTGACGGCCGAGCTGACCGCGATCAACCAGTACTTCCTGCACGCGAAGATGCAGGAGAACTTCGGCTGGACGAAGCTCGCGAAGTACACGCGTCACGAGTCGTTCGACGAGATGAAGCACGCGGAGATCCTCACCGACCGGATCCTGTTCCTGGACGGGCTGCCGAACTACCAGCGGCTGTTCCACGTCCGGGTGGGCCAGACGGTCAAGGAGATGTTCGAGGCCGACCGGATGGTCGAGGTCGAGGCGATCGACCGCCTCAAGCGCGGCATCGAGGTGATGCGCAACAAGGGCGACGTCACCTCGGCGAACATCTTCGAGTCGATCCTCGCGGACGAGGAGCACCACATCGACTACCTCGACACCCAGCTGGAACTGCTGGAGAAGCTCGGCGAGGCCCTCTACATCGCGCAGCTGATCGAGCAGCCCGAGAGCTGAGCCCGTACCACGGCCCCTCGCGGGGCCAGGCGGCTTCGGCTAGGCGGCTTCGTCCAGCTCGTCGAAGTCGGAGAAGACCGGCCGGCCCTGATCGGCCGGCTCACGCCGCGGGCACGCGCCCCTGCCCAGGATCGCCTGGATCCGGCGTACGCATGAGCCGCAGTCCGTGCCCGCCTTGCAGGCCGACGCGATCTGGCGGGGGGTGCAGGCGCCGTCCGCCGCGTGCTTCTTGACCTGCTGCTCGGTGACACCGAAGCAACTGCAGACGTACACGCGGTTCACCTCCCGCCGGGATCGATGGGTGACGCCGTCCCGATGATCGGTGAGGCTAACCTAACCTTACCCGGCCCATAAGGACCGCAAAAGTGGAGCGGGGCGCGGATCGTATGTGATCCGCGCCCCACCTCATGCCCCTGTAACAGGCGCACCCACTGCTGATCTTTTACTAGTCCCGGTACAGCTCCGCGACGAGGAACGCCAGGTCCAGCGACTGGCTGCGGTTGAGCCGGGGGTCGCAGGCGGTCTCGTAGCGCTGGTGCAGGTCGTCGACGAAGATCTCGTCGCCGCCGCCCACGCACTCGGTGACATCGTCGCCGGTCAGCTCCACGTGGATGCCGCCCGGGTGGGTGCCGAGGCCCTTGTGGACCTCGAAGAAGCCCTTGACCTCGTCGAGCACGTCGTCGAAGCGCCGGGTCTTGTGGCCGGAGGCCGCCTCGAAGGTGTTGCCGTGCATCGGGTCGGTCACCCAGGCCACGGTCGCGCCGGAGGCGGTGACCTTC encodes the following:
- the bfr gene encoding bacterioferritin; translated protein: MQGDPEVIEFLNEQLTAELTAINQYFLHAKMQENFGWTKLAKYTRHESFDEMKHAEILTDRILFLDGLPNYQRLFHVRVGQTVKEMFEADRMVEVEAIDRLKRGIEVMRNKGDVTSANIFESILADEEHHIDYLDTQLELLEKLGEALYIAQLIEQPES
- a CDS encoding (2Fe-2S)-binding protein: MNRVYVCSCFGVTEQQVKKHAADGACTPRQIASACKAGTDCGSCVRRIQAILGRGACPRREPADQGRPVFSDFDELDEAA